Within the Barnesiella intestinihominis YIT 11860 genome, the region AGTCTCCGGAGAGGCCGGATTGTAGACCGTTGAGGGTACGTAGGATTGCGTCGTGGGCATTTAGCAGGGCTTCGTAATGACGTGCGTTGGTGACGATAATGTCATTTTCGCCAGTTTGTGTTGACTGTATGGTATCTGTAAGCTGTTTTTCGAGTACGTCGATATTTTGGTCATGTGAAGCTGAAAGAAAGATGAACGAAGTGTTGGGCTTTTCACGAGTGAGGCGTTTGTATAGGTCTGTGAGCTGTTGTTGGGTTGCGGATCCGATCTTATCTATTTTGTTAAAGGCAACGATGAGGCGTTTATCTGTGCAGTGGGGGAGGACTCTTCCAGCGATTTTTTCAATGTCTTGTGTCGATCCAGTGGCATCAATAAGCCAGATGACGATGTGGGCTTGATCTAGTTTTTGGAAGGTGCGTTCGATCCCCATATTCTCGATGGCATCGTGCGTTTCCCGTATACCGGCAGTGTCGATAAAGCGGAAAGTAATTCCTTGTAATACGACGGTATCTTCGATGACATCGCGGGTTGTACCGTGTATGTCCGAGACGATGGCTTTATCTTCTTTGACAAGGCGGTTGAGCAGTGTCGATTTCCCGGCGTTGGTTTCTCCTATAATGGCAGTAGGTACACCGTTTTTGATGGCATTGCCGAGTGTGAACGAATCGGAAAGGCGCTTAATGACTCGTTCTATTTCACTGGCGAGGTCGGTTAGTTTCTCCCGATCGGCAAATTCTACTTCTTCTTCGCTGAAATCAAGTTCGAGTTCAACGAGCGAGGCGAATGTGAGTAGTTTTTCCCGTAGTTGGATAAGTTCTCGGCTGAATCCTCCACGCATTTGTTGCATAGCTAAACGATGCGAGGCCGCCGAGGTGGAAGCGATAAGGTCGGCCACGGCTTCGGCTTGTGAGAGGTCAAGTTTCCCATTGGTAAAAGCCCTACGGGTAAATTCTCCCGGTTGGGCCAGGCGGCAGCCTGCTCGCAATAGAAGGCTGATGATTTGTTGTTGAATGTAAATCGACCCGTGGCAGGATATCTCGACTGTATCTTCTCCTGTAAATGAATGGGGGGCGATGAAAAGCGTAACGACTACATCGTCAATGGGAGTTTCGTTCTCATCGGCGATTGTTCCGTAGTGTGCTGTATTGGGCTTTGCTTCGGATAGTTTTTTCTTGTTTGCGGTGTGAAATATACGATCGGTTATAATGATAGCGTTTGTTCCGCTTATGCGAATTACGGCAATACCTCCCATACCGGGAGCGGTAGAGATGGCGCAAATCGTATCTTCGGGTATTGGCTTGTTTAGTTTAAGTTCCATATTTCAAGGGATAGGTCGCTTTCTATTTTATGTTCAATACTGTCGGGTAAGTTGTGGAAAAAATCTATTCCGGTCACTCGTTCCACACTGTCGATGGTGATTGCCAACTCTTTTAGAGACGGTTGTTCCGCTTCATTGTCGAATATAAATGCGATTCCTCTGGGCGTGCCGGTATACGGAACAGCGACTACTTTGAAAAAGCGGGCAGGGACGACTATCTCGTGTCGTCCGATTGTCTTTCTCGGAGTAGAAACGATGGGTCCGCAAGTAATGAGTAGTGCACTGTCTCGTTGTACCCATTCACGTATTTGTTCTTCCAGCTCTTTCCAGCGACCTCGGTTTAATTCGGGAATTTGCGGACAGATGTTTGAGAGCAGGAACGATTCTTCCATTGCTGTTTCGTTCCATTTCATATCGGCAGCCGGAGCCATATGTCCCCGGTCGTATCCGCTATACGTGTAATCACGGGTGTCTATCATTGTGCCCACTACATCGTAGTCGGGGGTAAATCGGTTGTTGCGTGTAGCACTACCTTGCAGTTCGTCTTGTAGTAATTCGTAACTTACCCAGTTGGGTTGTTTCCAATGGGAGTTATACGAGACCGTGTAGCCCGTACGGTATAATATTTGTTCCGGTGTACCTTCGGGAGTATGGGCCATTTCAGCATCTTTTACATGACAAAGAGAGTTTGTAAACGATTGTTGAGGATTTTGGGGTTGTTGAGCTTGCTTTATTAGCCACCATATACTGTATGTAACGAGTAATAGCAGAAATAAAGCCCCCCAATTATTTATTTTTTTACTGTTCGATTTTTTCTTTTTTCTCTTTTTAGCCATATCCTCCACTTTTGAATGTGGTCGTGCAAATGTAAGAAAAAATTTTTTTACCTTTGTTCGTCGGTTGGATAATCCATCGACTTAGGTTTAGATCAAGAAAAACCAATAAAAATATATACGATGAATTTAGTAGATCGTTTCCTTCATTATGTGAGCTTCGATACTCAATCGGACGAGCTTACAAACTTGACTCCTAGTACCCCGGGACAGATGCTGTTTGCCCAAAAACTGGCCGAGGAGTTGGAGCGTATAGGCCTTACCGAGGTGACACTCGATGATAACGGGTATCTTATGGCCTCATTGCCTTCAAATATCGATAAAGATGTCCCGGTGGTAGGATTTATAGCCCATTTGGATACTAGTCCCGATATGTCGGGACGGCATGTGAGTCCGCGGATTGTTAAAAATTACGATGGTAAGGATATTGTATTGTGTGCAGAGGAAGATATCGTATTGAAACCTTCGGAGTTTCCCGAACTACATCATTATATAGGTCAAGACCTTATTGTTACGAATGGGAAGACTTTGTTGGGGGCAGACGATAAAGCAGGTATTGCCGAAATTGTAACAGCGATGGAGTATCTTTTGAAACACCCGGAGATTAAACATGGCAAGATACGCATTGCATTCAATCCTGACGAGGAGATAGGCAAAGGAGCGCACAAGTTTAATGTTAAAGCCTTTGGAGCAGATTGGGCCTATACGATGGATGGTGGTGAAATAGGCGAATTGGAGTATGAAAACTTTAATGCGGCTGTGGCTCGAGTGACTTTCAAAGGCCGTAACGTTCACCCGGGATATGCCAAACATAAAATGATAAATTCGATTCGCATAGCCAATCAATATGCTATTATGTTGCCGCGTTGGGAAACTCCCGAACATACCGAAGGTTATGAAGGTTTTTATCATTTGATTTCGTTCGAGGGTAGTGTGGAGAAGACGGTATTGACTTATATTATTCGTGACCATGATCGAGATCGTTTCGAACGCCGTAAGAAGGAACTCGAACATTTAACTCGTAAAATAAATAACGAGTTTCCGGGTTGTGCCAGTATCGAAATAAACGACCAATACTATAATATGCGTGAGAAGGTCGAACCTGTGATGCATATCGTTGATTTGGTATCCGAGGCTATGAGGGCCGTAGATGTTGTTCCGATGGTGAAGCCTGTACGTGGCGGAACCGATGGAGCGCAATTGTCGTTCAAAGGATTGCCTTGTCCCAATATTTTCGCCGGTGGGTTGAACTTTCACGGGCGTTATGAATTCGTGCCCATACAGTCTATGGAAAAAGCTACCGAGGTGATTGTGCAAATTGCCAGAATGGTAGCCGAGAAGTAATAATCTTTGTCGGGTTTGGACAGATATGGAAATTATTTTCCATATCTGTCCCATTTATTTCATAGCGAAAAGTTCATGTCAGGCACACTCATTGTTCTTACAGGGCCTACCGGGGTGGGAAAGACCGAGCTTAGCCTTCAATTGGCAGAGCGGTATGCTTGTCCTATTGT harbors:
- the mnmE gene encoding tRNA uridine-5-carboxymethylaminomethyl(34) synthesis GTPase MnmE; the protein is MPEDTICAISTAPGMGGIAVIRISGTNAIIITDRIFHTANKKKLSEAKPNTAHYGTIADENETPIDDVVVTLFIAPHSFTGEDTVEISCHGSIYIQQQIISLLLRAGCRLAQPGEFTRRAFTNGKLDLSQAEAVADLIASTSAASHRLAMQQMRGGFSRELIQLREKLLTFASLVELELDFSEEEVEFADREKLTDLASEIERVIKRLSDSFTLGNAIKNGVPTAIIGETNAGKSTLLNRLVKEDKAIVSDIHGTTRDVIEDTVVLQGITFRFIDTAGIRETHDAIENMGIERTFQKLDQAHIVIWLIDATGSTQDIEKIAGRVLPHCTDKRLIVAFNKIDKIGSATQQQLTDLYKRLTREKPNTSFIFLSASHDQNIDVLEKQLTDTIQSTQTGENDIIVTNARHYEALLNAHDAILRTLNGLQSGLSGDFLAQDIRECMHYLGEITGQISTDEILGTIFSKFCIGK
- a CDS encoding DNA/RNA non-specific endonuclease, whose amino-acid sequence is MAKKRKKKKSNSKKINNWGALFLLLLVTYSIWWLIKQAQQPQNPQQSFTNSLCHVKDAEMAHTPEGTPEQILYRTGYTVSYNSHWKQPNWVSYELLQDELQGSATRNNRFTPDYDVVGTMIDTRDYTYSGYDRGHMAPAADMKWNETAMEESFLLSNICPQIPELNRGRWKELEEQIREWVQRDSALLITCGPIVSTPRKTIGRHEIVVPARFFKVVAVPYTGTPRGIAFIFDNEAEQPSLKELAITIDSVERVTGIDFFHNLPDSIEHKIESDLSLEIWNLN
- the pepT gene encoding peptidase T; translated protein: MNLVDRFLHYVSFDTQSDELTNLTPSTPGQMLFAQKLAEELERIGLTEVTLDDNGYLMASLPSNIDKDVPVVGFIAHLDTSPDMSGRHVSPRIVKNYDGKDIVLCAEEDIVLKPSEFPELHHYIGQDLIVTNGKTLLGADDKAGIAEIVTAMEYLLKHPEIKHGKIRIAFNPDEEIGKGAHKFNVKAFGADWAYTMDGGEIGELEYENFNAAVARVTFKGRNVHPGYAKHKMINSIRIANQYAIMLPRWETPEHTEGYEGFYHLISFEGSVEKTVLTYIIRDHDRDRFERRKKELEHLTRKINNEFPGCASIEINDQYYNMREKVEPVMHIVDLVSEAMRAVDVVPMVKPVRGGTDGAQLSFKGLPCPNIFAGGLNFHGRYEFVPIQSMEKATEVIVQIARMVAEK